In Thermorudis peleae, a genomic segment contains:
- a CDS encoding glycoside hydrolase family 20 zincin-like fold domain-containing protein, with amino-acid sequence MTTELPLLPMPREVTRGPADEAFTLTAHTAIVLSAAASEETFFAARWLQAAVREATGLTLTIRRALSLDEAGAIVLAVAGRDEAAGTLATLPAEGYSLRITADRVTVTGVDEAGLFYGVQTLCQLIQTKGGRLPALTIRDWPRLANRGVMLDVSRGKVPTRETLYRLIDYLASLKYNHFQLYIEHTFAFPSVPELQDGTDPLTADDILALDAYCAARHIAFVPNLQSFGHQRRLLSLPRFSHLDEVGWRWSLTPAREETYTLLDTLYREFLPNFRAPWFNADCDETWDLGTGQARALAEQLGRGRLYLRHLVRIRELAARYGKQLMVWADILVHYPDLLGELPEDIVLLDWWYEAQDSYPTTTLLGQSGRRFWVCPGTSSWNTLFPRIENAIGNIRNFVRDGLAAGAEGMLLTDWGDYGHYQPLSLSWYPYAVGAAVAWHGPETTDADIDAAFAPLVLRRPAGDAAMVAIRQLGRAVTASTLGSSNRSNSAYALFDDPLTGRLIAEADPTALEALEAAATDAAQAWATLPDPWLRYDYGFIARLTAFAARKARQAQRRREQLRTLPDPQPEEGRARGLAVLDQMLDELQAERSALLAYRQEFEQCWLRHARRSEIEQTLQRFRALDGRYAAALQWLADQRARYAQGNALDAEATSYQPGPYAVLWEEGFWNIVELAKLAGIEAVPDWAREIVLQTGLVGGLSSGS; translated from the coding sequence ATGACCACAGAATTGCCGTTGCTTCCGATGCCACGCGAGGTCACGCGTGGGCCAGCGGATGAGGCGTTCACGCTCACGGCACACACGGCAATCGTGCTGAGCGCGGCAGCGAGTGAGGAAACGTTCTTTGCAGCACGCTGGCTCCAAGCAGCGGTGCGCGAGGCCACGGGGCTGACGCTGACTATTCGGCGCGCGCTCTCGCTTGATGAGGCGGGCGCGATAGTGCTTGCCGTCGCTGGGCGCGACGAAGCAGCCGGGACGCTGGCGACGCTGCCAGCCGAAGGGTACAGCTTGCGCATCACGGCTGACCGGGTCACGGTCACCGGGGTTGACGAGGCTGGGCTGTTTTACGGCGTCCAGACGCTCTGTCAATTGATCCAAACCAAAGGCGGCCGGTTGCCCGCACTGACGATTCGGGATTGGCCGCGGCTGGCGAACCGTGGGGTCATGCTGGATGTCTCCCGGGGCAAAGTGCCGACGAGAGAAACCCTCTATCGGCTGATCGACTACCTGGCGAGCTTGAAGTACAACCATTTCCAGCTCTATATCGAGCACACGTTTGCCTTCCCGAGCGTACCGGAACTGCAAGACGGCACTGATCCGCTGACGGCTGACGATATCCTCGCGCTTGATGCGTACTGCGCCGCGCGACACATTGCCTTTGTGCCCAACCTGCAGTCATTTGGTCATCAGCGGCGGCTGCTTTCTCTGCCCCGCTTTTCGCATCTTGATGAGGTCGGCTGGCGCTGGAGTCTGACGCCAGCACGTGAAGAGACGTATACGTTGCTCGACACGCTCTACCGCGAGTTTCTACCCAATTTCCGCGCGCCCTGGTTCAACGCTGACTGCGATGAGACGTGGGATCTGGGTACTGGGCAGGCGCGTGCATTGGCGGAGCAACTCGGTCGTGGCCGTCTCTACTTGCGCCATCTTGTGCGCATCCGTGAGCTTGCTGCGCGCTACGGCAAGCAGTTGATGGTCTGGGCAGATATCCTCGTGCATTATCCCGATCTGCTCGGGGAATTACCCGAGGATATTGTGCTGCTGGACTGGTGGTATGAGGCGCAAGACAGCTATCCGACGACGACATTGCTTGGCCAGAGCGGGCGGCGCTTCTGGGTTTGCCCGGGCACCTCGAGCTGGAACACGCTTTTCCCACGGATCGAGAACGCGATCGGGAATATTCGGAACTTCGTGCGTGACGGGTTGGCGGCTGGCGCCGAGGGTATGTTGCTGACCGACTGGGGCGACTACGGGCATTATCAGCCATTGTCTCTCTCCTGGTATCCCTACGCCGTTGGAGCGGCCGTGGCCTGGCATGGACCAGAAACGACTGACGCGGACATCGATGCAGCGTTTGCACCGCTGGTCCTGCGCCGTCCGGCTGGCGACGCGGCCATGGTCGCGATTCGGCAACTTGGGCGAGCTGTTACCGCATCGACGCTCGGATCATCGAACCGCTCGAACAGTGCCTATGCTCTCTTTGATGACCCGCTGACGGGGCGGCTCATTGCGGAAGCTGACCCAACTGCGCTCGAGGCGCTGGAGGCAGCGGCGACCGACGCGGCGCAGGCGTGGGCAACGCTTCCTGACCCCTGGCTACGGTACGATTATGGCTTCATTGCGCGATTGACGGCATTTGCAGCCCGCAAGGCGCGACAAGCGCAACGGCGGCGTGAGCAACTGCGGACGCTGCCTGATCCGCAGCCGGAGGAGGGACGCGCCCGGGGGCTGGCCGTGCTCGACCAGATGCTTGACGAGTTGCAGGCAGAGCGGTCTGCGCTTCTGGCATACCGGCAGGAGTTCGAGCAGTGCTGGCTGCGTCATGCGCGGCGCAGTGAGATTGAGCAGACGCTGCAGCGTTTCCGTGCGCTTGATGGGCGCTATGCTGCAGCACTCCAGTGGCTGGCTGACCAGCGTGCGCGCTATGCGCAAGGCAACGCGCTCGACGCTGAGGCAACAAGCTATCAGCCAGGGCCCTACGCGGTGCTGTGGGAAGAAGGGTTCTGGAACATTGTGGAACTGGCGAAGCTGGCCGGCATCGAGGCAGTCCCCGACTGGGCACGAGAGATCGTGCTCCAGACAGGATTAGTTGGCGGGTTGAGCAGCGGCAGTTAG
- a CDS encoding anhydro-N-acetylmuramic acid kinase produces the protein MSATPQRCLGLLSGTSADGVDAALVTISGAGEHARLTLTAFATYPYPAALRQELFALFAQTAPVLPRLCVLDTLIGEAFVTAAQHLCDAAGVPLQALMVIGSHGQTVWHQPAPDPSLPLAASGTLQIGSPAVIAQRTGVPVIADFRSADIAAGGQGAPLVPYFDWVVFRHPTVHRAVQNLGGIANVTYVPAGAGRDDVLAFDTGPGNMLIDGVVQLLTDDAQAYDRDGQLAARGRVLPELLAFLLDDPYFQLPPPKTTGREAYGRERCRAILEHVGLRPGALRLGAEPKTVEFQRACDLLATLVALTAESIAEAYRRWLGPVDEVIVGGGGTRNPVLMAALARALAPARVVPHEAYGIDSKAKEAMAFALLAHDALLGLPTNMPRATGARQAVTLGSLTPPRLGAPP, from the coding sequence ATGAGCGCGACACCGCAGCGTTGCCTCGGGCTGTTGTCGGGGACATCGGCAGATGGGGTTGACGCAGCCCTGGTTACGATCAGCGGGGCAGGCGAGCATGCTCGCCTCACGCTCACGGCTTTCGCGACCTATCCGTATCCAGCAGCGCTGCGACAGGAATTGTTTGCGCTCTTCGCCCAAACCGCACCAGTGTTACCGCGACTCTGCGTCCTGGACACATTGATTGGCGAAGCATTCGTCACCGCTGCACAGCACCTTTGTGACGCGGCAGGCGTGCCTCTGCAGGCACTCATGGTTATTGGCTCGCATGGGCAGACAGTTTGGCATCAGCCGGCTCCTGACCCATCACTGCCACTTGCGGCATCGGGCACGCTTCAGATTGGCTCACCTGCGGTGATCGCTCAGCGGACTGGCGTGCCGGTCATTGCAGACTTCCGATCGGCCGATATTGCGGCGGGCGGACAAGGCGCTCCACTGGTGCCGTATTTCGACTGGGTCGTCTTCCGTCATCCAACGGTGCACCGGGCTGTTCAGAACCTTGGCGGCATTGCGAATGTCACGTATGTGCCAGCTGGCGCTGGGCGCGATGACGTGCTGGCGTTCGATACCGGGCCGGGCAATATGCTCATCGACGGCGTTGTCCAACTGCTTACGGATGATGCACAGGCGTATGACCGTGATGGGCAGCTTGCAGCGCGTGGCCGGGTTTTGCCAGAACTGCTGGCCTTTCTTCTTGACGATCCGTATTTCCAGCTCCCACCGCCGAAGACAACCGGCCGCGAAGCCTATGGACGGGAACGCTGCCGCGCGATTCTCGAGCATGTCGGCTTGCGGCCGGGTGCGCTCCGGCTAGGGGCAGAACCCAAAACGGTCGAGTTTCAGCGCGCCTGTGATCTTCTGGCAACGCTGGTCGCCTTGACGGCTGAGAGCATTGCCGAGGCATACCGACGTTGGTTGGGGCCGGTCGATGAGGTCATCGTCGGCGGCGGCGGAACGCGCAATCCAGTGCTGATGGCTGCGCTTGCGCGAGCGCTGGCACCGGCCCGCGTCGTTCCCCACGAGGCGTATGGCATTGACAGCAAGGCAAAAGAGGCGATGGCGTTTGCGTTGCTCGCCCACGATGCGCTGCTTGGGCTGCCAACGAATATGCCACGGGCAACCGGTGCTCGCCAGGCAGTCACGTTAGGGTCACTGACGCCGCCACGGTTGGGAGCACCGCCGTAG